One genomic window of Silene latifolia mitochondrion, complete genome includes the following:
- the cox2 gene encoding cytochrome c oxidase subunit 2, translating to MIVIEWLFTIAPCDAAEPWQLGFQDAATPMMQGIIDLHHDIFFFLILILVFVLWILVRALWHFHYKKNPIPQRIVHGTTIEIIWTIFPSIILMFIAIPSFALLYSMDEVVVDPAITIKAIGHQWYWTYEYSDYNSSDEQSLTFDSYMIPEDDLELGQLRLLEVDNRVVVPAKTHIRIIVTSADVLHSWAVPSLGVKCDAVPGRLNQTSILVQREGVYYGQCSEICGTNHAFMPIVVEAVSRKDYGSWVSTQLIPQTGEA from the coding sequence ATGATTGTGATAGAATGGCTATTCACAATTGCTCCTTGTGATGCAGCGGAACCGTGGCAATTAGGATTTCAAGACGCAGCAACACCTATGATGCAAGGAATAATAGACTTACATCATGATATCTTTTTCTTCCTTATTCTTATTTTGGTTTTCGTATCATGGATCTTGGTTCGCGCTTTATGGCATTTCCACTATAAAAAAAATCCAATCCCGCAAAGGATTGTTCATGGAACTACTATCGAGATTATTCGGACCATCTTTCCTAGTATCATCCTGATGTTCATTGCTATACCATCATTTGCTCTCTTATACTCAATGGACGAGGTAGTAGTAGATCCAGCCATTACTATCAAAGCTATTGGACATCAATGGTATTGGACTTATGAGTATTCGGACTATAACAGTTCCGATGAACAGTCACTCACTTTTGACAGTTATATGATTCCAGAAGATGATTTAGAATTGGGTCAATTACGTTTATTAGAAGTGGACAATAGAGTGGTTGTACCAGCCAAAACTCATATACGTATTATTGTAACATCTGCTGATGTACTTCATAGTTGGGCTGTACCTTCCTTAGGTGTCAAATGTGATGCTGTACCTGGTCGTTTAAATCAGACCTCTATTTTGGTACAACGAGAAGGAGTTTACTATGGTCAGTGCAGTGAAATTTGTGGAACTAATCATGCTTTTATGCCTATCGTCGTAGAAGCTGTTTCTAGGAAAGATTATGGTTCTCGGGTATCTACTCAATTAATCCCCCAAACCGGAGAAGCTTAA
- the atp1 gene encoding ATPase subunit 1, with protein sequence MEFSPRAAELTTLLESRISNFYTNFQVDEIGRVVSVGDGIARVYGLNEIQAGEMVEFASGVKGIALNLENENVGIVVFGSDTAIKEGDLVKRTGSIVDVPAGKAMLGRVVDALGVPIDGRGALSDHERRRVEVKAPGIIERKSVHEPMQTGLKAVDSLVPIGRGQRELIIGDRQTGKTAIAIDTILNQKQLNSKATSESETLYCVYVAIGQKRSTVAQLVQILSEANALEYSILVAATASDPAPLQFLAPYSGCAMGEYFRDNGMHALIIYDDLSKQAVAYRQMSLLLRRPPGREAFPGDVFYLHSRLLERAAKRSDQTGAGSLTALPVIETQAGDVSAYIPTNVISITDGQICLETELFYRGIRPAINVGLSVSRVGSAAQLKAMKQVCGSLKLELAQYREVAAFAQFGSDLDAATQALLNRGARLTEVLKQQQYAPLPIEKQIIVIYAAVNGFCDRMPLDKISQYERTILNSVNPEFLQSLKGGLTNEKKMELDSFLKECALNYLKNKSEV encoded by the coding sequence ATGGAATTCTCTCCCAGAGCTGCGGAACTAACAACTCTATTAGAAAGTAGAATTAGCAACTTTTATACGAATTTTCAAGTGGATGAGATCGGTCGAGTGGTCTCAGTTGGAGATGGGATTGCACGTGTTTATGGATTGAACGAGATTCAAGCTGGAGAAATGGTGGAATTTGCCAGCGGTGTGAAAGGAATAGCCTTAAATCTTGAGAATGAAAATGTAGGGATTGTTGTCTTTGGTAGTGATACCGCTATTAAAGAGGGCGATCTTGTCAAGCGCACTGGATCTATTGTGGATGTTCCTGCGGGAAAAGCTATGCTAGGGCGTGTGGTCGACGCGTTGGGAGTACCTATTGATGGAAGAGGGGCTCTAAGCGATCACGAGCGTCGACGTGTCGAAGTGAAAGCCCCTGGGATTATTGAACGTAAATCAGTGCACGAGCCTATGCAAACCGGCTTAAAGGCGGTAGATAGCCTGGTTCCTATAGGCCGTGGTCAACGAGAACTTATAATCGGGGACCGACAAACGGGAAAAACAGCTATTGCTATCGATACCATATTAAACCAAAAGCAACTGAACTCAAAGGCCACTTCTGAGAGTGAGACATTGTATTGTGTTTATGTAGCGATTGGACAGAAACGTTCAACTGTGGCACAATTAGTTCAAATTCTTTCAGAAGCGAATGCTTTGGAATATTCCATTCTTGTAGCAGCCACTGCTTCGGATCCTGCTCCTCTTCAATTTCTGGCCCCATATTCTGGATGTGCTATGGGAGAATATTTCCGCGATAATGGAATGCACGCATTAATAATCTATGATGATCTTAGTAAACAGGCGGTGGCATATCGACAAATGTCATTATTGTTACGCCGACCACCAGGCCGTGAGGCTTTCCCAGGCGACGTTTTCTATTTACATTCTCGTCTCTTAGAAAGAGCCGCTAAACGATCGGACCAGACAGGTGCAGGTAGCTTGACCGCCTTACCCGTCATTGAAACACAAGCTGGAGACGTATCAGCCTATATTCCCACCAATGTGATCTCCATTACTGATGGACAAATCTGTTTGGAAACAGAGCTCTTTTATCGCGGAATTAGACCTGCTATTAACGTCGGCTTATCTGTCAGTCGCGTCGGGTCTGCCGCTCAGTTGAAAGCTATGAAACAAGTCTGCGGGAGTCCAAAACTTGAATTGGCACAATATCGCGAAGTGGCCGCCTTTGCTCAATTTGGCTCAGACCTTGATGCTGCGACTCAGGCATTACTCAATAGAGGTGCAAGGCTTACAGAAGTACCGAAACAACAACAATATGCACCACTTCCAATTGAAAAACAAATTATAGTCATTTACGCAGCTGTCAATGGATTCTGTGATCGAATGCCACTAGATAAAATTTCTCAATATGAGAGAACCATTCCAAATAGTGTAAACCCAGAATTCTTACAATCCCTAAAGGGCGGCTTAACTAACGAAAAAAAGATGGAACTAGATTCATTCTTAAAAGAATGCGCTTTGAATTACCTAAAAAACAAAAGTGAAGTCTAA